The Bos indicus x Bos taurus breed Angus x Brahman F1 hybrid chromosome 3, Bos_hybrid_MaternalHap_v2.0, whole genome shotgun sequence genome includes a window with the following:
- the LOC113882906 gene encoding late cornified envelope protein 5A-like has product MFCQQNQQKYQLPTKSLPKYPPKRFPQVPQAPQAPAPYLPPTRTHYVSSCSISGFGGCSSLVSHRFPSNYRRQPQPSSCLDVELAGCSSCCHGFGDYNC; this is encoded by the coding sequence ATGTTCTGCCAGCAAAACCAGCAGAAGTACCAGCTCCCCACCAAGAGCCTTCCCAAATATCCACCTAAGCGCTTCCCTCAGGTTCCTCAGGCCCCTCAGGCCCCTGCTCCCTACCTGCCTCCCACCCGCACCCACTATGTCTCCAGCTGCTCTATTTCTGGCTTTGGAGGCTGCAGCTCTCTGGTATCCCATCGGTTCCCAAGCAACTACCGACGCCAGCCCCAGCCTTCCAGCTGCTTAGACGTGGAGCTTGCTGGATGTTCCAGTTGCTGCCACGGTTTTGGGGACTACAACTGTTGA